A region of Deinococcus multiflagellatus DNA encodes the following proteins:
- a CDS encoding serine hydrolase produces the protein MISRVPSTLPLPAGVTGRVSFYVAEYDNKTKLPLRALVLGDPQAVHPLASLFKPLIVQALFQDVDAGKVKLNATYTTTAANRSIELYPPGTNSLQVLAKRAIYQSDNTASDILHLAYGPERLARAVRLQSPCTSVLLTTKAWWGAQAGLIPSVMTRDTAAGARAYGAQPFEQRVQTAKALIAASQKLTGPSVEQQLDVYFHGPTYASDMELNIQNTSTASAYTDLMYRTLSGNALKTQTRAAFRTMLATGCCRPKAPKFNATYWAGKAGSGWGILTLTGYVEGKDGRVYAYTYLNDGSVTTDSEDMELQIRPVVLWIEQNLLALQARR, from the coding sequence GTGATCAGCCGCGTTCCCAGCACTCTGCCCCTGCCCGCAGGGGTCACTGGCCGCGTCAGCTTTTATGTCGCTGAGTACGACAACAAAACGAAGTTGCCTCTTCGTGCCCTTGTCCTCGGCGATCCTCAGGCAGTGCATCCGCTGGCCAGCCTCTTCAAGCCGCTGATTGTTCAGGCCCTGTTTCAAGACGTCGATGCGGGGAAAGTCAAGCTCAATGCGACGTATACGACGACAGCGGCCAACCGCTCCATCGAGCTCTATCCCCCAGGCACCAACAGCCTACAGGTCCTGGCCAAGCGGGCCATCTATCAGAGTGACAACACGGCTTCTGACATCCTGCACCTGGCTTACGGTCCTGAGCGGCTAGCCCGCGCGGTAAGACTCCAGAGTCCCTGCACCTCTGTACTCCTTACCACCAAGGCGTGGTGGGGTGCTCAGGCTGGTCTGATTCCATCCGTGATGACGCGCGATACGGCCGCTGGTGCCAGAGCGTACGGTGCGCAGCCGTTTGAGCAGCGTGTGCAGACCGCCAAAGCCCTGATTGCCGCTTCCCAGAAGCTCACAGGACCATCGGTCGAGCAACAACTCGACGTGTATTTCCATGGCCCGACCTACGCCAGCGACATGGAACTGAACATTCAGAACACCAGCACAGCCAGCGCCTACACCGATCTGATGTACCGGACGCTATCCGGGAACGCCCTCAAGACCCAAACGCGCGCGGCGTTCCGCACCATGCTGGCCACTGGATGCTGCCGCCCCAAAGCACCGAAATTCAACGCCACGTACTGGGCCGGAAAGGCAGGGAGTGGCTGGGGCATTTTGACGCTCACGGGTTACGTGGAAGGCAAGGACGGCCGTGTATACGCGTACACCTATCTCAATGATGGCAGCGTAACCACAGACTCAGAAGACATGGAGCTGCAAATTCGCCCTGTCGTGTTGTGGATTGAACAAAATCTGCTGGCGCTCCAGGCCCGCCGGTGA
- a CDS encoding DsbA family protein, whose amino-acid sequence MSDEANRQLSPEPIDPKRRTLLLASMTVGALLLATVMLLPSGSEDRAVHTFSTADRPVLGQAGVGAQIVLFSDYKCPNCRDFEHRHLPLIEQQLVKTGQAHVVFLQSPFLAPDSLTASVAAECAFQQGSAQFLKYNAALYAEQGDERAAWATPQLLRRVARAVGLNLPAYDQCVIGPVAGATVNSDLEQHKAAGMLGTPTVFVNGRRTPAGVKEIRAALNAAP is encoded by the coding sequence ATGTCAGACGAGGCGAACCGACAGCTATCCCCCGAACCGATAGATCCAAAGCGGCGCACCCTGCTGCTCGCCAGCATGACAGTGGGCGCCCTCCTCCTGGCCACTGTCATGCTGCTGCCCAGTGGAAGCGAGGACCGCGCCGTCCATACCTTCAGCACAGCAGATCGGCCTGTCTTGGGCCAGGCCGGCGTGGGGGCCCAGATTGTCCTTTTCAGCGACTACAAGTGTCCCAACTGCCGTGACTTCGAGCACCGGCACCTCCCGCTCATTGAGCAGCAGTTGGTCAAAACAGGTCAGGCGCATGTGGTGTTTCTCCAGTCGCCCTTTCTGGCGCCCGACAGCCTGACCGCCAGCGTGGCCGCAGAGTGTGCTTTTCAGCAGGGCAGCGCTCAGTTTCTGAAGTACAACGCGGCTCTCTATGCCGAACAAGGTGACGAGCGCGCCGCCTGGGCTACACCGCAACTGCTGCGGCGAGTAGCCAGGGCTGTGGGGCTCAATCTTCCCGCTTATGACCAGTGTGTCATCGGTCCAGTTGCAGGGGCGACCGTGAATTCTGATCTCGAACAGCACAAGGCAGCCGGGATGCTCGGAACACCAACCGTCTTTGTCAATGGCCGGCGGACACCAGCCGGAGTGAAAGAGATTCGGGCTGCGCTGAACGCGGCGCCGTAA
- a CDS encoding outer membrane protein, whose product MRTVLLTLALLGSFAQAQSGTSQPSTTKTPEAIVDVPAGHWARAGVDLLVRKGLILGYPDGTFRGNQAISRYEAATIFARLLAQNVFQLPSVQSQLTVADLDVLAKAVQELALQITTVNTRLTDVVGDVDRIRERLGLVERTLQQVVQVAATKTEVEAVAASSATKAELSAVQNAAAQKADVAALEARIAALEQENKAAKAALEQAKPAPAPAPAPSTPAPADLPNVTFRPDVPAQTFAGGGVSKSLQDGLAYHAVVGRNNLIGDMGLRATAEYSAAAKAYSLQLNATRAFGSTDGLFQPYVGLGGGLLVSPGRTAPASGQADGYLNVLGGVKYAFTETLSIFAEVDGRYYLSNKGTGTGLATDSSRGIGAGVRLGAHLNF is encoded by the coding sequence ATGCGAACAGTTCTGCTCACCCTCGCGCTTCTCGGTTCTTTCGCCCAGGCTCAGTCAGGCACGTCCCAGCCCTCAACCACGAAGACGCCTGAAGCCATCGTTGATGTGCCTGCTGGACATTGGGCCAGAGCAGGTGTTGACCTCCTGGTCCGGAAAGGCTTGATTCTGGGATATCCAGACGGCACGTTCCGGGGCAATCAGGCCATCTCGCGGTATGAGGCGGCGACCATCTTCGCTCGCCTACTGGCTCAGAACGTCTTTCAGTTGCCCAGTGTGCAGTCGCAACTCACCGTGGCCGACCTCGACGTTCTGGCCAAGGCTGTTCAAGAACTCGCTCTTCAGATCACGACCGTAAACACCAGACTCACAGACGTGGTCGGCGACGTCGACCGAATTCGTGAACGCCTTGGGTTGGTGGAGCGCACCTTGCAGCAGGTGGTCCAGGTGGCGGCCACCAAAACGGAGGTGGAGGCCGTAGCCGCGTCCAGCGCCACCAAAGCAGAGCTCAGCGCGGTTCAAAATGCTGCGGCGCAGAAAGCGGACGTTGCGGCGCTGGAAGCACGTATTGCGGCGTTGGAGCAGGAGAACAAGGCAGCTAAAGCGGCACTGGAGCAGGCCAAACCTGCCCCGGCACCTGCGCCGGCACCCTCCACTCCAGCCCCGGCAGATCTGCCCAACGTAACGTTCCGGCCGGATGTGCCCGCGCAGACCTTCGCTGGCGGGGGGGTCTCCAAATCGTTGCAGGACGGTTTGGCGTATCACGCCGTGGTTGGGCGCAACAACCTGATCGGGGACATGGGGCTGCGCGCGACGGCTGAGTATAGTGCCGCCGCAAAGGCGTACAGTCTCCAGCTCAACGCGACCCGCGCTTTTGGGAGTACCGACGGGCTCTTCCAACCGTACGTGGGGTTGGGCGGAGGCCTGCTGGTCAGCCCAGGCCGCACGGCACCGGCCTCTGGCCAGGCCGACGGCTACCTCAACGTACTGGGCGGGGTCAAATATGCCTTCACCGAGACGCTCAGCATCTTCGCTGAAGTGGACGGCCGCTATTACTTGAGCAATAAAGGCACTGGGACCGGGTTGGCCACGGACAGCAGCCGGGGAATCGGTGCAGGCGTGCGCCTGGGTGCTCATCTGAACTTCTGA
- a CDS encoding 3'-5' exonuclease, which yields MNDPLVYGADSTPGIVAVHADLSGRALIWRRENQQVRLERARFRSWLYARDLADVEHLGARLAGDDDQAPFSVRELSGSPGSLRYLLSAHDGRTLRQAVLTGAQRRLGRRVTSLHDLSGYYSVGAVEQYLMTSGRTYFKGLAFDDVHRLQFDLETTSLTPETGRIFMAAIRDNQGFEQVLEAPQPEDESALIRMLMQVITSRNPDVIENHNVMRFDLPYLLGRAKAHGLAPNFSRPGGPAGLWQVQDGRSSPHWACAGREIVDTLDAVRRLDLPSMGLKAVSQHLGLAPADRVYLEGALIAQTYQTDPERVRRYALQDVEEVDALARQVLAPSFALAQMAPRPYHRLPYAGTATGMLEPMLVRAYLQAGHALPGSPERTTTPHKGGAVELYAEGVLTHVVKADVASMYPSIIRHDRIGSAADPLGVFLHLMDHLTALRLHHKAAAKRGEHGEHDAIQGAMKLVVNSGYGYLGAGRLALFGDQQAADRITARGRELLGTVVRALQARGVTLIEADTDGVFFATPEAWTEEQERHLIAEVDASLPDGIALEFDGRAQAMLSHEIKNYVLLRYDGRLELRGAAFESSRTESYGRAFLHQALRCLLSGDVPGVRQAYLKALNNLEARACTNADVASRVRLTKSPEAYAGTRPTRKEAAYEALTVLKRSWQPGERVTLYHRAGHGLTPLDVNPEGRDYDVSHYAGALIGGYASRLRKGLNPEDFRQIFNHAGQPGLFDRPFDEMKPQWSAL from the coding sequence GTGAACGATCCACTGGTGTACGGCGCTGATTCAACGCCGGGCATTGTGGCCGTCCATGCCGATCTTTCCGGCCGCGCCCTGATCTGGCGCCGCGAAAATCAGCAGGTCAGATTAGAGCGCGCCCGCTTCCGCTCTTGGCTGTATGCGCGTGATCTGGCGGATGTTGAACATCTCGGCGCTCGGCTGGCGGGAGACGATGACCAGGCCCCGTTCAGCGTGCGCGAGTTGTCAGGCTCTCCTGGCAGCCTGCGGTATCTACTCAGCGCACACGACGGCCGAACTTTGCGGCAGGCGGTACTGACAGGGGCGCAGCGGCGTCTTGGCCGGCGCGTAACCAGCCTGCATGACCTCTCGGGCTACTACAGTGTTGGCGCAGTGGAGCAGTACCTCATGACCTCTGGGCGCACCTATTTCAAAGGTTTGGCCTTTGACGACGTGCACCGCCTGCAGTTTGACCTGGAAACCACCAGTTTGACGCCAGAGACTGGCCGCATCTTTATGGCAGCCATCCGGGACAACCAGGGCTTTGAGCAGGTTCTTGAAGCTCCGCAGCCAGAAGACGAGTCCGCGCTGATCCGCATGCTCATGCAGGTCATTACCAGCCGTAACCCTGACGTCATTGAGAACCACAATGTGATGCGCTTCGACTTGCCCTACCTTCTGGGCCGTGCCAAGGCACACGGCCTGGCACCGAACTTCAGCCGCCCCGGTGGTCCAGCTGGATTGTGGCAGGTTCAGGACGGCCGGTCATCGCCGCACTGGGCCTGCGCGGGCCGAGAAATTGTTGACACGCTGGACGCCGTGCGCCGCCTGGATCTGCCCTCCATGGGGCTCAAGGCCGTCTCTCAGCACCTGGGCCTTGCGCCGGCAGATCGGGTGTACCTGGAAGGAGCTCTGATCGCCCAGACTTACCAGACGGACCCTGAAAGGGTGCGCCGCTACGCCTTGCAAGACGTCGAAGAGGTGGACGCCTTGGCGCGCCAAGTGTTGGCCCCCTCGTTTGCCTTGGCCCAGATGGCACCCCGGCCGTATCACCGCCTGCCCTACGCCGGTACGGCCACTGGAATGCTTGAACCGATGCTGGTGCGCGCCTACCTACAAGCCGGACACGCCCTTCCTGGCTCCCCAGAGCGAACCACCACACCCCACAAGGGCGGTGCAGTCGAACTGTATGCCGAAGGGGTGCTGACCCACGTCGTCAAAGCGGACGTGGCCAGCATGTATCCCAGCATCATTCGTCACGACCGAATTGGGTCGGCGGCCGACCCCCTGGGCGTGTTTCTCCACCTCATGGATCATCTGACGGCTCTGCGCCTCCACCACAAGGCTGCGGCGAAACGGGGCGAACACGGCGAACACGATGCTATCCAAGGGGCCATGAAACTGGTCGTTAATTCGGGATACGGGTATCTCGGCGCTGGCCGTTTGGCCCTGTTCGGTGACCAGCAGGCCGCTGACCGGATTACTGCCCGGGGCCGCGAGTTGCTGGGCACAGTGGTGCGGGCCCTTCAGGCTCGTGGCGTGACGCTTATCGAAGCGGACACGGACGGGGTCTTCTTCGCCACACCAGAGGCCTGGACAGAAGAGCAGGAGCGACACCTGATTGCTGAAGTGGACGCTTCCTTGCCGGACGGTATTGCCCTGGAATTTGATGGTCGCGCCCAGGCCATGCTCAGTCACGAGATCAAAAATTACGTGCTCCTGCGGTATGACGGACGCCTGGAACTGCGCGGCGCCGCGTTTGAATCCAGCCGGACCGAATCGTATGGCCGGGCCTTTTTGCATCAAGCGCTGCGCTGCCTCCTGTCTGGCGATGTTCCAGGCGTCCGTCAGGCATACCTCAAGGCCCTGAACAACCTGGAGGCGCGCGCCTGCACAAACGCCGACGTGGCCAGCCGCGTGCGGCTCACCAAGTCACCCGAGGCCTATGCCGGAACGCGCCCGACCCGCAAGGAGGCGGCATATGAAGCGCTGACCGTCTTGAAGCGGTCATGGCAGCCAGGTGAACGGGTCACGCTGTATCACCGCGCGGGGCATGGTCTCACACCACTGGATGTCAACCCAGAGGGCCGGGATTACGATGTGAGCCATTACGCAGGGGCGCTGATCGGTGGGTACGCCTCGCGCCTGCGCAAAGGCCTGAATCCAGAGGATTTCCGGCAGATCTTCAATCACGCGGGCCAGCCTGGTCTCTTTGATCGGCCGTTCGACGAGATGAAACCTCAGTGGTCTGCACTTTGA
- a CDS encoding ankyrin repeat domain-containing protein, whose product MTPVQLALLLRTLKDPSAFLLCGDANQVVHPNFFSWAAVRGLFWKQGDGTLPLNVLHQNFRNARLITSAANQVLRIKNARFGSIDKDSTFLVTAASDTEGQVSVLPLAPEAVDALNGAIRRDARFAVIVLREEDKAAARASFQTPLLFSVQEVKGLEYDGVVLFNLVGAQRRIYTEIAGDLRPEDLGDLTYARARNKADKSLEHAKFYINALFVALTRAVKQVILVEEDPQHPLLRLLDLSETAAPHVEARVSTTQEWAAEAQRLEAQGKTEQAQAITQEVLQYKPVPWAVPSLAEVEGLTSQILFEGDRKGQHLRTVFDFALWYTNVHTLTVLESEASYAPARQPSMETLARVKARGQLIAKETAEARRKNTKWLHHQCDLYGTEHRNRFGATPLMLAALAGNLPLIEELLARGANPDAVDEAGMTAVMHAVIHAALDATYRQGPFAGVFDRLAPSHLDVQLEGRQHRLVREQGEYHILLRMLSRFRGLRFAESGNISPDAYPELGLNSNGEIEGFTAHTLAWPDLPADAPSDLLQGATELASLLTQNDALESGHSLELWVQMPGGTFMPNPDLFLPVTTPTGTWHWQPLIQAMALRYAHLPEAFRDEVRPFQVRSFAPVRPLGTTLPRLSPETWAAAHSPRDPGVTVPAEVGTRYDGAHDHTLLSVLLGSASGVTAAALHAQWPESTTPVTLARTLRRLRAIRLVVPDDEGRVHALMDTGDEVLAAGDLQHLSDDALHALLIWQSWRGPEGIAPEALQELRASGFKGVVRELLLGESLPDHLRAGSTPTFERRVNRQDRAAIRAAVLDTLREARTAQEEGDPVVVDFGQAFFQFVLGDDPAWLVGEVAGPETRGETFEVTGAYQARLAASGWLPEAERDALNHAQAWNLSEVSLEAIVDETMALAFDLYGAPEQDVKILVVR is encoded by the coding sequence ATGACGCCTGTGCAGCTGGCCCTGCTTCTGCGCACCTTGAAAGACCCTTCGGCCTTCCTGCTGTGTGGCGACGCCAATCAGGTAGTCCATCCCAACTTCTTCTCCTGGGCGGCGGTGCGGGGGCTGTTCTGGAAGCAGGGGGACGGCACGCTGCCCCTGAACGTGCTGCACCAAAATTTCCGCAACGCCCGGCTCATCACGTCCGCTGCCAATCAGGTGCTGCGGATCAAGAATGCCCGGTTCGGCAGTATCGACAAGGACAGCACCTTCCTGGTCACGGCGGCCTCCGACACCGAAGGGCAAGTCAGCGTCCTGCCGCTGGCCCCTGAGGCGGTTGACGCGCTCAACGGGGCGATCCGGCGTGACGCGCGCTTTGCCGTCATCGTTCTGCGAGAGGAAGACAAGGCAGCCGCCCGCGCCTCCTTTCAGACGCCGCTGCTCTTTTCGGTGCAGGAGGTCAAGGGTCTGGAATACGACGGGGTGGTGCTGTTCAACCTGGTCGGGGCGCAGCGGCGGATCTATACCGAGATCGCCGGCGACCTGCGGCCCGAGGATCTGGGCGACTTAACCTACGCCCGGGCCCGAAACAAGGCGGACAAGTCGCTTGAACACGCAAAGTTCTATATCAATGCCCTGTTTGTGGCGCTGACGAGGGCCGTCAAGCAGGTCATTCTGGTGGAAGAGGACCCCCAACATCCCTTGTTGAGGCTGCTGGATCTGAGCGAGACGGCTGCGCCGCATGTCGAGGCACGTGTTTCTACCACGCAGGAGTGGGCGGCCGAAGCGCAGCGCCTGGAGGCCCAGGGAAAAACGGAGCAGGCGCAGGCCATCACACAGGAGGTGCTGCAGTACAAGCCGGTGCCCTGGGCGGTGCCGAGCCTGGCGGAAGTGGAGGGACTGACCAGTCAAATCCTGTTTGAGGGCGACCGGAAGGGTCAGCATCTGCGGACGGTATTCGACTTTGCCCTGTGGTACACCAACGTGCACACGCTGACGGTTCTTGAGAGTGAAGCCAGCTACGCCCCGGCCCGGCAACCCAGTATGGAGACCCTGGCCCGCGTCAAGGCCCGCGGCCAGCTGATCGCTAAGGAGACAGCTGAGGCCCGGCGCAAGAACACCAAATGGCTGCACCACCAGTGTGACCTGTACGGCACGGAGCACCGCAACCGCTTCGGGGCCACCCCCCTGATGCTGGCGGCACTGGCAGGGAACCTGCCTCTCATTGAGGAACTGCTGGCGCGCGGAGCGAATCCAGACGCCGTGGACGAAGCTGGCATGACGGCGGTGATGCACGCGGTCATCCATGCCGCGCTTGACGCCACCTACCGGCAGGGTCCGTTCGCCGGCGTGTTTGATCGGCTTGCTCCCTCACACCTTGACGTACAGCTTGAAGGCCGTCAGCACCGCCTTGTTCGGGAGCAAGGGGAGTATCACATCCTTCTGCGGATGCTCAGCCGATTTCGCGGACTTCGGTTTGCGGAGTCAGGGAATATTTCTCCGGACGCCTACCCTGAGTTGGGTCTGAATTCGAACGGCGAGATTGAGGGCTTTACGGCCCATACCCTCGCCTGGCCGGATTTGCCCGCCGATGCCCCCAGTGACCTTCTGCAGGGCGCAACTGAATTGGCCAGCTTGCTGACTCAGAACGACGCGCTGGAGAGTGGCCACTCCCTAGAGCTGTGGGTTCAGATGCCAGGAGGCACCTTCATGCCCAACCCTGATCTCTTTCTGCCGGTGACCACCCCCACAGGTACCTGGCACTGGCAACCCCTGATCCAGGCGATGGCCCTTCGGTACGCCCATCTTCCCGAGGCCTTCAGAGATGAGGTGCGCCCATTCCAAGTTCGGTCCTTCGCGCCAGTTCGGCCCCTGGGGACCACCTTACCGAGATTGTCCCCAGAAACGTGGGCCGCAGCGCACTCACCCCGTGATCCAGGTGTGACCGTGCCTGCTGAGGTCGGGACGCGATACGACGGTGCCCACGACCACACCTTGCTGAGTGTGCTGCTCGGCTCGGCTTCAGGTGTGACGGCGGCCGCGCTCCATGCCCAGTGGCCTGAGAGCACCACACCCGTGACGCTTGCCCGAACGCTGCGGCGACTGCGAGCCATCCGCCTGGTGGTGCCCGATGACGAGGGCCGGGTCCACGCCCTGATGGACACGGGTGACGAGGTGTTGGCCGCTGGTGACCTCCAGCATCTCAGTGACGACGCTCTGCACGCCCTGTTGATCTGGCAGAGTTGGCGGGGCCCCGAGGGTATTGCGCCGGAGGCACTGCAAGAACTTCGGGCGTCTGGTTTCAAGGGCGTGGTTCGGGAACTTCTACTCGGCGAGAGCTTGCCCGATCACCTCCGCGCGGGATCCACGCCCACCTTTGAGCGGCGTGTGAACCGGCAAGACCGGGCGGCTATCCGTGCGGCGGTGCTGGACACCCTCCGGGAAGCCCGCACGGCGCAGGAGGAGGGGGATCCTGTGGTGGTGGACTTTGGTCAGGCCTTTTTTCAATTTGTGCTGGGTGACGATCCTGCGTGGCTGGTCGGTGAGGTGGCGGGACCTGAAACCCGGGGCGAAACCTTCGAAGTCACCGGGGCCTATCAGGCGCGCCTGGCCGCTTCAGGCTGGCTGCCTGAAGCGGAACGCGACGCACTCAACCATGCGCAGGCTTGGAACTTGAGTGAAGTGAGCCTGGAGGCCATCGTGGATGAAACCATGGCCTTGGCGTTCGACCTGTACGGCGCACCTGAGCAGGACGTCAAGATTCTGGTGGTGCGTTGA
- a CDS encoding toll/interleukin-1 receptor domain-containing protein encodes MTPLPVPKAFFSYAWTSEAHKARVKALVDRLRVDGVDAMLDQTHLRDGDDLYHFMERIASDPLLKKVVAVCDQRYQVKVDGREGGSGTEGSIMSPEVYAQIGEGPNKYVAVVFETDDRGRGYVPAMFASRLHIDMSTDELLDRNYDRLLRFLHDRPEPPVPIGTPPAFLFEDDPGDVQIHAKARLVRQAVERGRGVLTPWAEFRDAVLAVFDRFHSPSSNGHYDAQIAAQQLTLTLPARDALVDVVRFLVREDLLTVRMLLGLLEPLGNLWWRHRTQWKVQPEETAHTRMAVMELTLYLAAVLMQEDRPDLLGGLLAAPYLARQWDEQVATEFGFLRKDTRYLARAFPGRVTQEDEAQLTHLVLSDRATLQSVSWDDLMQADALLTVGSMAERRLQPDRYPEAAVWRPALPYAWRAQKLPLFLRLNSRAEIERWLPVFRVPDVATFLNTFDQIIRIPGASGVLGGANPRHTFDQSNIGTRP; translated from the coding sequence GTGACGCCGCTGCCTGTGCCCAAAGCCTTTTTTAGCTATGCCTGGACCAGTGAAGCCCATAAGGCGCGCGTCAAGGCCTTGGTGGACCGCCTCCGGGTCGACGGTGTAGACGCCATGCTCGATCAGACGCACCTGCGCGACGGTGACGACCTCTACCACTTCATGGAGCGCATCGCCAGCGACCCCCTCCTGAAGAAAGTGGTGGCGGTCTGTGACCAGCGCTATCAGGTCAAGGTGGACGGCCGGGAGGGAGGCAGTGGCACCGAGGGCAGCATCATGAGCCCCGAGGTCTACGCGCAGATCGGGGAAGGGCCGAACAAGTATGTGGCGGTGGTCTTTGAAACCGATGACCGGGGCCGAGGGTACGTGCCAGCCATGTTTGCTTCGAGGCTTCACATTGACATGAGCACGGACGAGCTGCTGGACCGGAACTATGACCGGCTGCTGCGTTTTCTCCATGACCGTCCCGAACCACCGGTGCCCATCGGAACGCCGCCGGCTTTTCTCTTTGAGGACGATCCAGGCGACGTGCAGATCCATGCCAAAGCCCGCTTGGTGCGCCAGGCCGTGGAGCGGGGGCGCGGCGTCCTGACCCCCTGGGCCGAATTCAGGGACGCCGTGCTGGCGGTGTTTGACCGGTTCCATTCTCCCTCGTCGAATGGCCACTATGACGCCCAGATCGCGGCCCAGCAGTTGACTCTGACCCTCCCCGCCCGCGACGCGCTGGTGGATGTCGTCCGCTTCTTGGTGCGCGAAGACCTCCTCACGGTGCGCATGCTGCTCGGCCTGTTGGAGCCGCTGGGGAACCTCTGGTGGCGCCACCGCACCCAGTGGAAGGTGCAGCCGGAGGAAACCGCCCACACGCGCATGGCGGTGATGGAGCTGACGCTGTATCTGGCGGCCGTGTTGATGCAGGAAGACCGTCCAGATCTGCTGGGTGGGTTACTGGCGGCCCCTTACCTGGCCAGGCAGTGGGACGAGCAGGTGGCCACCGAGTTTGGCTTTCTCCGCAAGGACACGCGGTATCTGGCGCGGGCGTTTCCGGGACGGGTGACGCAGGAGGACGAGGCGCAGCTGACACACCTGGTACTCAGCGACCGGGCCACCTTGCAGAGCGTGTCGTGGGACGACCTGATGCAGGCCGACGCCCTGCTGACCGTGGGAAGCATGGCTGAGCGGCGACTTCAACCGGACCGGTATCCAGAAGCCGCGGTCTGGCGGCCAGCGCTGCCCTACGCCTGGCGAGCGCAGAAGCTGCCCCTCTTTTTGCGCTTGAACAGCCGCGCAGAGATTGAGCGCTGGCTGCCCGTGTTCCGGGTGCCTGACGTGGCGACATTCCTGAACACCTTCGACCAGATCATCCGAATTCCAGGTGCCTCGGGCGTGCTGGGCGGCGCCAACCCGCGCCACACCTTCGATCAGTCAAACATCGGCACCCGGCCCTGA
- a CDS encoding SEFIR domain-containing protein yields MTTPAAETPVKTFISYAWTSESHKARVRALADRLRLKGIDVILDQYHLRDGEDANAFMELVATQGPVKKVVVICDPKYVQRMNARQGGSGQEGTIMSPHVMAQLQGPVDTAGERERRYVAVIFDRDPALPVSSPGHVPTMFASSVYIDMSTDELMDENFERLQRFLLDKPALVAPPLGQVPAHLRGDAPPALPSRAQAGALRRAVEREKGVAGAFQDYVDQVLSALGQLPPATEEREFSMGRAIEAADQFTPVRDEWVEMLRLVIRQDMLPVDVLGDALERMLNLPRERADQTQLPESAFAYLDVLRLELILYTAALLIEARAVEALQALTERTYFAVYPSSQQPVTLGRLGRVSDEALLRQRYNALTERSWTSPVGVWLQTRASLQAVPWEKLLEADLMLALKTALERQSTTAQASQWHPVTGPGWQRRGPVPLFERFTSRRVLGPWLPFFRAASADELRTQLHAAFPDRSYSQLMQDKWREWSVLSDHLSLDRLGSLN; encoded by the coding sequence ATGACCACGCCTGCAGCTGAGACGCCCGTCAAAACGTTTATCAGTTACGCCTGGACCAGTGAGTCGCATAAGGCCCGGGTGCGCGCCTTGGCAGATCGCCTCCGGCTCAAAGGCATTGACGTCATCCTGGACCAGTACCATCTGCGCGACGGCGAAGATGCCAACGCCTTTATGGAACTGGTCGCCACGCAGGGACCAGTGAAAAAGGTGGTCGTGATCTGCGACCCCAAATATGTTCAGCGCATGAATGCACGTCAGGGGGGCAGTGGCCAGGAAGGCACCATCATGAGCCCCCACGTCATGGCTCAGCTTCAAGGGCCTGTGGACACGGCTGGAGAGCGGGAGCGGCGCTATGTGGCCGTGATTTTCGACCGCGACCCTGCGCTCCCCGTGAGCAGCCCGGGGCATGTTCCCACGATGTTCGCGTCCAGTGTCTACATCGACATGAGCACGGACGAACTGATGGACGAGAATTTTGAGCGGTTGCAACGGTTCCTGCTGGATAAACCTGCCCTGGTCGCGCCGCCGCTGGGCCAGGTACCAGCACACCTGCGGGGTGACGCGCCACCAGCCCTCCCCAGCCGGGCGCAGGCGGGCGCGCTGCGCCGGGCGGTCGAACGGGAAAAAGGCGTAGCGGGCGCCTTCCAGGATTACGTGGATCAGGTGCTCTCGGCCTTGGGGCAACTGCCACCGGCCACGGAAGAGCGCGAATTCAGTATGGGCCGCGCCATTGAGGCGGCCGATCAGTTCACGCCGGTGCGGGACGAATGGGTGGAGATGCTCAGGCTCGTCATTCGTCAGGACATGCTGCCGGTCGATGTTTTGGGAGACGCCCTGGAGCGGATGCTGAATCTGCCCCGAGAACGGGCCGACCAGACCCAGTTGCCTGAGTCGGCCTTTGCCTATCTGGATGTGCTGCGCCTGGAACTGATCCTGTATACGGCCGCCCTCCTGATCGAAGCTCGGGCCGTGGAGGCCCTCCAGGCGCTGACCGAGCGGACATATTTCGCCGTGTACCCGTCCAGTCAACAGCCCGTGACGTTGGGGCGCCTGGGCCGTGTCAGCGATGAGGCCCTGCTGCGTCAACGCTACAACGCCCTGACTGAGCGGTCCTGGACATCGCCAGTGGGGGTGTGGCTTCAGACCCGGGCCAGCTTGCAGGCTGTACCGTGGGAGAAACTGCTGGAAGCTGATCTTATGCTGGCCCTGAAGACCGCGCTGGAGCGCCAGTCCACCACAGCACAGGCCAGTCAGTGGCACCCGGTCACCGGACCAGGCTGGCAACGGCGGGGCCCCGTGCCGTTGTTTGAGCGGTTTACCAGCCGCCGGGTTCTGGGGCCTTGGTTGCCCTTCTTCCGCGCGGCCTCAGCAGACGAGTTGCGAACTCAACTGCACGCTGCCTTTCCAGACCGGAGTTACAGTCAATTGATGCAGGACAAGTGGCGCGAGTGGTCCGTCCTTTCGGATCACCTGTCGTTAGACCGGTTGGGGAGCCTCAACTAA